A part of Carettochelys insculpta isolate YL-2023 chromosome 1, ASM3395843v1, whole genome shotgun sequence genomic DNA contains:
- the ELK3 gene encoding ETS domain-containing protein Elk-3 isoform X2 — translation MDPHAVEISRESLLLQDSECKMLSEGRDQHKHTVSALKSTSRNEYIHSGLYSSFTINSLQNQPDTLKPIKTERLEEKSEGTMPVEEVRTVIRFVTNKTDKQVTRPIVSLPSTSEAAAGSAFFASSVSAKISSLVLPTTASISSTTSPSSSRSPSLSPNSPLPSDHRSLFLGSSCHDSDSLEPLNLSSGSKTKSPSLPPKAKKPKGLEISAPPMVLSSTDIGSIALNSPALPSGSLTPAFFTAQTPNGLLLTPSPLLSSIHFWSSLSPVAPLSPARLQGPNTLFQFPTLLNGHIPVPIPSLDGASSPVLLSPNAQKS, via the exons ATGGATCCTCATGCTGTGGAAATCAGCAGAGAGAGCCTCTTGCTGCAGGACAGCGAGTGTAAGATGCTTTCCGAGGGCAGAGACCAGCACAAGCACACTGTGTCAGCTCTGAAAAGCACAAGCCGTAATGAATACATCCATTCTGGCCTGTACTCTTCTTTCACCATCAACTCCCTGCAGAACCAGCCAGACACGCTCAAGCCCATCAAAACAGAGAGGCTCGAGGAGAAGTCAGAAGGAACCATGCCAGTGGAAGAAGTCAGGACTGTCATACGATTCGTGACGAACAAAACAGACAAGCAAGTGACGAGGCCCATTGTGTCATTGCCATCCACGTCCgaagcagcagctggctctgctttTTTCGCCTCTTCAGTGTCCGCTAAAATATCTTCTTTAGTGTTGCCTACCACAGCCAGCATCTCATCGACCACTTCGCCATCCTCATCTCGGTCTCCATCTCTGTCCCCTAACTCCCCCCTCCCTTCTGATCACAGGAGCCTCTTCCTGGGGTCCAGTTGCCACGACTCAGATTCCCTGGAGCCTCTGAACCTCTCTTCAGGTTCAAAGACGAAGTCTCCGTCTCTTCCCCCAAAGGCGAAGAAACCCAAAGGCCTGGAAATCTCAGCCCCTCCCATGGTTCTGTCCAGCACCGATATTGGGTCCATTGCCCTCAACAGCCCAGCACTTCCCTCTGGATCCCTGACTCCAGCTTTCTTTACAGCACAG ACCCCAAATGGATTACTGTTGACCCCAAGTCCACTGCTGTCTAGCATTCACTTCTGGAGCAGCCTTAGTCCTGTAGCTCCTTTGAGTCCTGCCAGGCTGCAAGGACCAAACACCCTGTTTCAG TTTCCAACTCTGCTAAATGGTCACATACCAGTACCAATCCCCAGTCTGGATGGGGCCTCTTCTCCAGTACTGCTTTCTCCAAATGCTCAGAAATCCTGA